In one Stenotrophomonas maltophilia genomic region, the following are encoded:
- a CDS encoding NTP/NDP exchange transporter, with protein MSSVQDGRPLRGLLAALRESPALWWSFLYFFCLLSGYYVLRPVREAMAASADLETVFPPVLIAWFASHGIALKDFVLQFLFSCVFVIMLVLQPVYGWLVSRFPRRVFLPAVYGFFIATLLGFYALFDSGVPGRGMAFFFWVMVFNLFAVAVFWSFMADVFSNVQARAYYGYIGAAGTLGAFLGPIITSALVQRVGIANLMLVSAGFLIVCLLCIWRLRHWAVLREREQQLVSGEQPMGGSVLDGLKLIAREPLLRWLAIMVVFGVGVGTLLYNQQASIVRASFTDPAASTAFFSRIDLAVNALALLMQLGLTRWLLSRHGIAPALLIPGFAILIGFSVLAASPMPLMVAVVQVMTRASEFALAKPARETIYTRVDRQWRYKAGAAIDTVVYRGADLSFTWVHKGLALFGSHVVFIGGVAVAAFMTLAAFGVLREEKKLPRDR; from the coding sequence ATGAGTTCGGTGCAGGACGGGAGGCCGTTGCGCGGGCTGCTGGCAGCGCTGCGCGAGTCCCCGGCACTGTGGTGGTCGTTCCTCTACTTCTTCTGCCTGCTGAGCGGCTACTACGTGCTGCGACCGGTACGCGAGGCGATGGCGGCTTCGGCCGACCTGGAGACGGTGTTCCCGCCGGTGCTGATCGCCTGGTTCGCCAGCCACGGCATCGCACTGAAGGATTTCGTCCTGCAGTTCCTGTTTTCCTGCGTGTTCGTGATCATGCTGGTGCTGCAGCCGGTCTATGGCTGGCTGGTCAGCCGCTTTCCGCGGCGGGTATTCCTGCCGGCCGTGTATGGCTTCTTCATCGCGACCCTGCTGGGCTTCTACGCACTGTTCGACAGTGGCGTGCCGGGGCGGGGCATGGCCTTCTTCTTCTGGGTCATGGTGTTCAACCTGTTCGCCGTCGCCGTGTTCTGGAGCTTCATGGCGGATGTGTTCTCCAACGTGCAGGCCCGTGCGTACTACGGCTACATCGGCGCGGCCGGCACGCTCGGCGCGTTCCTCGGCCCGATCATCACCAGTGCGCTGGTGCAGCGGGTGGGTATCGCCAACCTGATGCTGGTCTCGGCCGGCTTCCTGATCGTGTGCCTGCTGTGCATCTGGCGCCTGCGGCACTGGGCGGTGCTGCGTGAACGCGAGCAGCAACTGGTCTCCGGCGAGCAGCCGATGGGCGGCAGCGTGCTTGATGGCCTGAAGCTGATCGCGCGCGAGCCCCTGCTGCGCTGGCTGGCCATCATGGTGGTGTTTGGCGTCGGCGTGGGAACGCTGCTGTACAACCAGCAGGCCAGCATCGTGCGCGCGTCGTTCACCGACCCTGCGGCGAGCACCGCATTTTTCTCGCGCATCGATCTGGCGGTGAACGCGCTGGCCCTGCTGATGCAGCTGGGCCTGACCCGCTGGCTGCTGTCGCGCCACGGCATCGCTCCGGCGCTGTTGATTCCCGGCTTCGCGATCCTGATCGGCTTCTCGGTGCTGGCGGCGTCGCCGATGCCGCTGATGGTGGCGGTGGTGCAGGTGATGACCCGGGCCAGCGAGTTCGCCCTGGCCAAGCCGGCACGCGAGACGATCTATACCCGTGTCGACCGTCAATGGCGCTACAAGGCCGGTGCGGCCATCGACACGGTGGTCTATCGTGGGGCCGACCTGAGCTTCACCTGGGTGCACAAGGGACTGGCATTGTTCGGTTCGCACGTGGTGTTCATCGGAGGCGTCGCGGTGGCCGCGTTCATGACGCTGGCCGCGTTCGGCGTGCTGCGCGAAGAGAAGAAGCTGCCCCGCGACCGTTGA
- the gcvT gene encoding glycine cleavage system aminomethyltransferase GcvT codes for MTQKTLLNDTHRALGAKMVDFGGWDMPIHYGSQLDEHHLVRREAGVFDVSHMTVVDLRGEQVKPFLRRLLANSIDKLKVPGKALYSCMLNAEGGVIDDLIVYYLGEDFFRMVVNASTREKDLAWLRAQAAPFNVSVEQRPDLAILAVQGPQARELVIGLVGAADREALGKLGRFAALQVRSDEGVELFVARTGYTGEDGFEILLPQEAVVGFWNRLLSAGVKPAGLGARDTLRLEAGMNLYGQDMDEAISPYEAALAWTVSLDEGRDFIGRDVLEAQKAAGNARQMIGLVMDEKGVLRHGQVVTTAGGQGEILSGTFSPTLAKGIAFARVPAGDLGQVTVDIRGRQVPVRVVKFPFVREGQAQPGVLADA; via the coding sequence GATGGTCGATTTCGGGGGTTGGGACATGCCCATCCACTACGGCTCGCAGCTGGACGAGCACCATCTGGTGCGTCGCGAGGCCGGCGTGTTCGATGTCAGCCACATGACCGTGGTGGACCTGCGCGGCGAGCAGGTCAAGCCGTTCCTGCGCCGCCTGCTGGCCAATTCCATCGACAAGCTGAAGGTGCCGGGCAAGGCGCTGTACTCGTGCATGCTCAATGCCGAAGGCGGCGTCATCGATGACCTCATCGTCTATTACCTGGGCGAGGACTTCTTCCGCATGGTGGTCAACGCCTCCACCCGCGAGAAGGATCTGGCCTGGCTGCGTGCGCAGGCCGCTCCGTTCAACGTGTCCGTTGAACAGCGCCCTGACCTGGCCATCCTCGCCGTGCAGGGGCCGCAGGCGCGCGAGCTCGTCATCGGCCTGGTCGGCGCCGCCGACCGCGAGGCGCTGGGCAAGCTCGGCCGCTTCGCCGCGCTGCAGGTGCGGTCCGATGAGGGCGTCGAACTGTTCGTTGCCCGTACCGGTTACACCGGTGAGGACGGTTTCGAGATCCTGCTGCCGCAGGAGGCCGTGGTCGGGTTCTGGAACCGCCTGCTGTCTGCAGGCGTGAAGCCGGCGGGCCTCGGTGCCCGCGACACCCTGCGCCTGGAGGCCGGCATGAATCTGTACGGCCAGGACATGGACGAAGCCATCAGCCCGTACGAAGCCGCACTGGCCTGGACGGTGTCGCTGGACGAAGGCCGTGACTTCATCGGTCGCGACGTGTTGGAAGCGCAGAAGGCCGCCGGCAATGCGCGGCAGATGATCGGCCTGGTGATGGACGAGAAGGGTGTCCTGCGCCACGGCCAGGTGGTCACCACGGCCGGCGGCCAGGGCGAAATCCTGTCCGGCACCTTCTCGCCGACGCTGGCCAAGGGCATCGCCTTTGCCCGCGTGCCGGCAGGTGACCTCGGCCAGGTCACGGTCGATATCCGTGGCCGGCAGGTGCCGGTGCGCGTGGTCAAGTTCCCCTTCGTGCGCGAAGGCCAGGCCCAGCCCGGCGTGCTCGCCGACGCCTGA
- the gcvH gene encoding glycine cleavage system protein GcvH, whose translation MSEIPGDLKFLKSHEWARVEGNGRVTVGISDHAQGLLGDLVYVELPEVGADAKAGEQIAVVESVKAASDVYSPISGKVVEVNSALSDKPETINEDAYGEGWMFVVELSNAEEINELLDPDAYAEVLENDDH comes from the coding sequence ATGAGCGAGATCCCCGGCGACCTCAAGTTCCTCAAGTCCCACGAGTGGGCCCGTGTCGAAGGCAATGGCCGCGTTACCGTCGGTATTTCCGACCACGCCCAGGGCCTGCTGGGTGACCTGGTCTACGTCGAACTGCCGGAGGTCGGCGCCGACGCCAAGGCCGGCGAGCAGATCGCTGTCGTCGAGTCGGTGAAGGCGGCCTCGGACGTCTACAGCCCGATCAGCGGCAAGGTCGTCGAGGTCAACTCGGCGCTGTCCGACAAGCCGGAAACCATCAACGAAGATGCCTACGGCGAGGGCTGGATGTTCGTGGTCGAACTGTCCAACGCCGAAGAGATCAACGAGCTGCTGGACCCGGACGCTTACGCCGAAGTCCTGGAGAACGACGACCACTGA
- a CDS encoding hotdog fold domain-containing protein produces the protein MSTPLLSLYNRLQRWPAGTWLFSRAVCFKAPYFASIAPRITRLENGRCEGTLADRRRVHNHIGTVHAIAMCNLAELTAGLMVDASLPKGMRWIPKGMQVQYLAKARGTLQAVALPAQPIVVAAQGYALPVTVSVRDRAGTEVFSAVIDMWMSPAK, from the coding sequence ATGTCCACGCCCCTGCTCTCGCTCTACAACCGCCTGCAGCGCTGGCCTGCCGGCACCTGGCTGTTCTCGCGCGCGGTGTGCTTCAAGGCGCCCTACTTCGCCAGCATCGCGCCGCGCATCACCCGCCTGGAAAACGGCCGCTGCGAAGGTACGCTGGCGGACCGACGCAGGGTGCACAACCACATCGGCACGGTGCACGCGATCGCGATGTGCAATCTGGCCGAACTGACGGCCGGGCTGATGGTTGATGCATCACTGCCGAAGGGCATGCGCTGGATCCCCAAGGGCATGCAGGTGCAGTACCTGGCCAAGGCACGCGGCACGCTGCAGGCGGTGGCACTGCCGGCGCAGCCGATCGTGGTCGCGGCCCAGGGCTATGCGCTGCCGGTGACGGTGAGCGTGCGCGACCGTGCAGGGACCGAAGTGTTCAGCGCGGTCATCGACATGTGGATGTCGCCGGCCAAGTGA
- a CDS encoding serine hydrolase domain-containing protein has translation MKKNSLRRPIRSAATGLLGMLMPVALSTTAQTPPALPPMPANIESAAAPAVAHTQPAAYRTGLTPQVQAPAPGFNVANIESMAQQLTYGERVPGMAVAIVQGGRVLSARGYGVTDVNNPLPVDAHTVFRLASLSKAFAGTMAGLLVNDGTLRWDSKVTDYVPGFRLNSPEATERLTVADVLSHRVGLPYNAYDRDIEGNAEYYALTQKLANTSLKCLPGDCYAYQNVAFSLIGDVVYAASGSFYEQAVERRIFKPLGMNDASLGLAGIQASSRWARPHVRSRNGWVSLTPKPTYYRVAPAAGVNASASDMAQWLLAHTGHRPDVLPAPLLATLHSSLINTPGEMRSGWRRERLHSAGYALGWRTFDYAGHDVVFHAGAVQGYRGLVALVPERDLGIAIMWNGESGLPSGLLPTVLDSALGLPSQRWLDVDTDFGSDNLMAEGASPAQQDKRKGKGASSNRAVASPR, from the coding sequence ATGAAAAAGAACAGCCTGCGTCGTCCGATCCGTTCGGCGGCCACCGGTTTGCTGGGCATGCTGATGCCCGTTGCCTTGTCCACCACCGCGCAGACCCCGCCGGCCTTGCCGCCGATGCCGGCCAACATCGAGTCCGCGGCCGCACCGGCCGTCGCGCATACCCAGCCGGCCGCTTACCGTACCGGCCTGACGCCGCAGGTGCAGGCGCCCGCCCCCGGCTTCAACGTTGCCAACATCGAATCGATGGCGCAGCAGCTCACCTATGGCGAGCGCGTGCCGGGCATGGCGGTGGCGATCGTGCAGGGTGGACGCGTGCTGAGTGCGCGCGGTTACGGCGTCACCGACGTCAACAATCCGCTGCCGGTCGATGCCCATACCGTGTTCCGGCTGGCCTCGCTGTCCAAGGCCTTCGCGGGCACCATGGCCGGCCTGCTGGTCAATGACGGCACGCTGCGCTGGGACAGCAAGGTCACCGACTATGTGCCCGGCTTCCGCCTCAACTCGCCGGAAGCCACCGAGCGTCTGACCGTCGCCGACGTGCTCAGCCACCGCGTCGGCCTGCCCTACAACGCCTACGACCGTGACATCGAAGGCAACGCCGAGTACTACGCACTGACCCAGAAGCTGGCCAACACCAGCCTCAAGTGCCTGCCAGGCGACTGCTACGCCTACCAGAACGTGGCCTTCAGCCTGATCGGCGACGTCGTCTACGCCGCCTCCGGCAGCTTCTACGAGCAGGCGGTCGAGCGCCGCATCTTCAAGCCGCTGGGCATGAACGATGCCAGCCTCGGCCTGGCCGGCATCCAGGCCAGTTCGCGGTGGGCACGTCCGCATGTGCGCAGCCGTAATGGCTGGGTGTCGCTGACGCCGAAGCCGACCTACTACCGGGTCGCGCCGGCGGCCGGCGTCAACGCCAGTGCCAGCGACATGGCACAGTGGCTGCTGGCCCACACCGGTCATCGCCCCGACGTGCTGCCGGCACCGCTGCTGGCCACCCTGCATTCGAGCCTGATCAACACGCCGGGCGAAATGCGGTCGGGCTGGCGCCGCGAGCGTCTGCATTCGGCCGGCTACGCGCTCGGCTGGCGCACCTTCGATTACGCCGGTCATGACGTGGTGTTCCACGCCGGCGCCGTGCAGGGCTACCGTGGCCTTGTCGCTCTGGTCCCGGAGCGTGATCTCGGCATCGCGATCATGTGGAACGGCGAAAGCGGCCTGCCCAGCGGCCTGCTGCCGACCGTGCTCGACTCCGCGCTTGGCCTTCCCTCGCAACGCTGGCTGGACGTGGATACCGACTTCGGCAGCGACAACCTGATGGCCGAGGGCGCAAGCCCGGCGCAGCAGGACAAGCGCAAGGGCAAGGGTGCATCCAGCAACCGCGCGGTCGCCTCGCCGCGCTGA
- a CDS encoding DUF1304 domain-containing protein has protein sequence MSWIALLLTLLVAALHVYFLVLEMFLWTRPLGLKTFRNTPEKAQTTQVLAANQGLYNGFLAAGIVAGLVMAQPVLVTFSLACVVVAGCYGAYSVSRRIFMIQALPAILALMLRALV, from the coding sequence ATGTCATGGATCGCGTTGCTGCTGACGCTGCTGGTTGCCGCACTGCATGTGTACTTCCTGGTGCTGGAGATGTTCCTGTGGACGCGGCCACTGGGGCTGAAGACGTTCCGCAACACGCCAGAGAAGGCGCAGACCACACAGGTGCTGGCGGCCAACCAGGGGCTGTACAACGGCTTCCTGGCGGCCGGCATCGTGGCGGGGCTGGTGATGGCACAGCCGGTGCTGGTGACGTTCTCGCTGGCCTGCGTGGTCGTGGCGGGGTGCTATGGCGCCTACAGCGTGAGCCGCCGGATCTTCATGATCCAGGCGCTGCCGGCGATCCTGGCGCTGATGCTGCGCGCGCTGGTGTGA
- a CDS encoding histone — MATKKAAKKKPAAKKAVKKVAKKAAAKKAVKKVAKKATAKKAVKKAAKKVAKKTTAKKAVKKAAKKVAKKPAKKTAKKAVKKVAKKAAKKTAKKAAKKTTARKPAKKVAKKATKKAVKKVAKKAAKKATKKAAPKKAAKKVAKRKPAARKKKAAPVALPATPAPLI, encoded by the coding sequence ATGGCAACCAAGAAAGCTGCGAAGAAAAAGCCCGCCGCCAAGAAGGCGGTGAAGAAGGTCGCTAAGAAGGCCGCTGCCAAGAAGGCAGTGAAGAAGGTCGCAAAGAAGGCGACCGCCAAGAAGGCGGTGAAGAAGGCTGCGAAGAAGGTCGCCAAGAAGACCACTGCGAAGAAGGCAGTGAAGAAGGCGGCAAAGAAGGTAGCCAAGAAGCCGGCGAAGAAGACCGCGAAGAAGGCAGTGAAGAAGGTCGCCAAGAAGGCAGCGAAGAAGACTGCAAAGAAGGCCGCCAAGAAGACCACTGCCCGCAAGCCGGCCAAGAAGGTCGCCAAGAAGGCGACCAAGAAGGCCGTAAAGAAGGTTGCGAAGAAGGCGGCCAAGAAGGCGACCAAGAAGGCTGCCCCGAAGAAGGCAGCGAAGAAGGTCGCCAAGCGCAAGCCGGCCGCCCGCAAGAAGAAGGCCGCTCCGGTCGCTCTGCCGGCAACCCCGGCGCCGCTGATCTAA